The following is a genomic window from Microtus pennsylvanicus isolate mMicPen1 chromosome 3, mMicPen1.hap1, whole genome shotgun sequence.
GCCACAGCAGGAAATATCTCAAGGCCAGAGAGAGAAGCAGCTAGGCAGTAAAAATGCGCGCCCTGGCCCTAGCACACACTTTTCTTTTGGTTCCCTCACTGTGACCCTGTTTTAACCTCTCAGTCAGTCAAGAGGTGAGTGTGCTTGTAACCCTCAATAAGATCTACAtatggaggaggcaggaggggcgTGGCCTCTCAGTACTTCTGTGCCTTTGCCTCACTCTGATGAAGGAACAGTCAGGAAGAGTTCCAGCGCTCACAGAGCTAGATGAGAAACAACGGCAGAGCTACAGCTGCCTGCTCTGTCCCAGGAGGGGAACCAACAGCAGGGCGAGAACACAGCTTACCTGTGGCTACGGAAACTTCCATAGGAACTGCTCCGGCTGCGGGTCCGGCCTCTGCTGTACCAGCCTCTGCTCCGGCTTCTGGAGTAGCTCCTTGATCTACAATGGAAATAAATGAGAAAGCATGTAACATGTGCGCTCCCAGTTAGAATGAacaggagggcaggagggcagCCAAACCAGAATGCAGTCTCTTACAAATTCTGCACAGTGGACAGAGTCATGCACTGCAAAGGGAGCAGTTCAGAAGAAGCCACCATggcttaaacaatgaaataaaagccACAAAAAACTGCAGTTGGTATATTTATATGCTCATGAATGTAACTACTTATTAGCTTCCTGTTACCATGGTCCCTCCTTTCTTAGCTGTCACTCATTCTTTGTGCTCTTCAGTCTATCCTGATGACAAATGCCGGAGGAAACTGATGAAAATGTGaacatgagccgggcggtggtggcgcacgcctttaatcccagcacttgggaggcagaggcaggcggatctctgtgagttcgagaccagcctggtctacaagagctagttccaggacaggctccaaaaccacagagaaaccctgtctcaaaaaaacaaaaaacaaaaaacaaaaaaaaaaaaagaaaatgtgaacatGATCACAGAACTTGACTTAGATGTATGCCCTGGACAGCAAGCAACGTTGCCTCTATGGCATGTTATCTTCTACATGTGTAAGAGAGTAGTTAGATCAACAATCCCTAAGCCCTGCAGATTCTGCTCAAAAGATTCTTTGCAAAAGCACAGCAACCTGGGCAAGAAAGCCAGTGCCTTCACACCTTTGAATGTGGTCATGTCAACAGAGCTTTCATTGTCCAAGAGATAAACTACAGATAACAATAACAATGGTCTTTTCAACTGAGCGCAAATTTCTTCTCCTGAAATGCCCACTTCCTATCTATGTCCTCTATCTGTGGTTTTGGTCATATGGGATAATGCTTCTTATTCCCTTGTCAGATATTTGGAAACAGTGATCACACTTCTGTTCTTCTGAGCTAAATGACATGGAGAGAGGGGGCTTCTTACCGGTAAGATGACGTGGAACTCCTGGATCGACTTCTCGAGTGACTATAGGAGACAGACCTTGTTCTGTGTCGAGATTTGGTTTCAGATTTACTTCGAGATCTGTGTGGACTCCTAGACTGGCTATTACCATCCCGACTAGGTGTCTGCTCATCACTGGAACTCTCTTGATTCCGTGGCCTCCGGTTTAAGCGTGCTGTCTTTCTTACTTCATCAAAGAGAGACCCGGGCCgaactttatttttgcttttgatttctaTTCTCAAGCCTTGTGGTTTCACTTCAGTAACAGGAGCCAATGGCTTCACATCCAGAGCACTGGACATGGCTGCAGTAGACATCAGATTTCCTACACCTTGCAATGGCTTCCACTTATCTGTGAGGTTCATCTGGCTTTTCTCAGGCCCCTCCTTCTTTCCAGAAATTTCTACAGGACTGGCCAAACTGGCAGAGCTGTCCTGTTTCCCACCTTCACTTGAGGTTTTACTCTCAGACACAATGTTTTCTTGTTTCCCTCCTGCTCTGGGCTGTGCTATGTGCTCAACCTGCTCTGGAATAATGCTCCCTTCTGGACTGTCCAGCTTGCGGTTTGCTAATGGGGACAACCCCTCTCCTTTTGCAGGGGAACTCCTATCAGGGGTACAAATCTCCATGTTGTCATCTGTCTGAAGCACATCCTCCCCTCCAGCTGGGACACGCTCTTCAATGTGCTGGGCGCCAGGAGGAGAGCTGGTGGTATTCTCTTCCACTGTCAGAGGTGCAGGGCAAGAGCTGGGATGGCGATCCCCCTCCGCAAGTGGGTTGTGCTCTGAAGTACCCTTCTTAGGATTACTGGGACCACTGCCTTCATCacagggtttctttatttttggaaTACTGTCTTTCAAAGTTTCACACTTCTCAGAGATGTGCTTTTTTCCTTCTGGCTCCTGTGTAACTTGCTTTCcattcatctcctcctcctcctcgtcacCAAACTCCAGTGGAGGCTGCCAGTGAAAGGCTTGCTTCCGCTTTGGAGCCttgtgttttttgtcttttttgtctttcaatttctctctcactttttttGTGTGATCCCCTTTAAAACTATCCTTTGGGCATTTCTGTTTCTGGGGCTCTGCTCTAACATTTCCCAAGTTGGAGCAGGAGCCCTCTGACTCAGAAGCTGAAGACTGTGGTCTCCTAGACTTCCAGGCACCATTACTGTCAGGCAGAGAAGTGTTTGCTGAAGGCTTTGCTGGGGGTCTAGCTTTGATGTGACTCTGGCCAACTTCTGACTCAGAGTCGGAAGAGGCTTCGCCCTCCTCCTTATCAGAACATCTCTGGGGATCACTTTTCCTGCTCTTAGTCACATCTTGTTCAGAGTTTGATTCAGAGTCCCATTTGCTCCCAGCACAGTTCTTCCCTTTGGACCTACTGCCATCTCTGGAGTGATCAGACAGACTCTCTTTCAAAAGCCTCTTTTCCCATTCTGGCTtgccctttccttcttctttgcttttcccCTGCTTATCATTCAATACTTCTGTTTTCCCCTGTTTCTCCTTCTCTAGGGCCGAGTGCACTAACTCAACATGTGACTGTTCACTGTCCGAAGAATAATCCACAGATGATCTACTTTCACTATACTTTCTGTGACATGAAgacttctctctgcctttgacaTATTTACTGTGAAGTATCTTCTTTGAGCTGCCGTGGTGTCTTTTATTTGAAGTGATGCTTTTTTCCCCATGGGATCTAAACGTCCTCCTTGTGGCTCGACTTCCCCCATCACTGCTGACAGAAGTGTATGAAGACGACCTGCTGCAGTGGGAACCATCACTATACTTCATTTGTGAGTGAGACCTAGATGATGGAGACCTAGATCGTGATCGTGAAGTATGTGGACTCCGTGACCTTGACCTTGTGTATGACCTAGAGTATGACCGGCTCCTAGAAGACTTGCCCCCTGACCTTACTGAGCTCCCAGAACTTCTGTCACTGTACTTTGAATAAGCGCTCCCATCgctttctgaatttttttctcttttgtgataGGATGATGAACTCCCAGTTTCTTTAATATTTGTTAAACTGTATGTACTTTGAACAGGCAGCAAGTGAGTTGTTTTAGCCTTCATCTCCTGAATTCGCTCATAGGAGGGCTTCCAGGGCTTCTGCCCAGGCTTCCATCTAGAAGGGGGAGGGCTGTCACTCAAAGGTATTACAGGAATGTTTTCTGCAGCCACTGGCTGTACCAGCACATTTCCATTCTGTGGCATCGATGATCTTAAAGGTTCTGCCTTAACTGGCTTATTTTCACTCAACGGAGCAGGCTGTTTTGGTGAGTTTGATGCTGTCCTCCGGGGTTCTGACCTGGAACTAGATCTGGACTGGGATCTGTCGTGAGAACGCGATGAGGACTTTGACAAAGCCCTTGATCTAGAGCTCCCTCTAGAATCCGATGGTGAATGAGACTTGGATCTATAGGAGTCTCTGCTGGAGTGGGTTGAGGAGCTCCTGTAGTCCTTGTCTGATCTAGACCAGGCCCGCTTTGAGGAGTGgcgagaggaggaggaggaggcacggGGTCTTCTTTCTCTGTCACAAGAGGACTTCATTCGGTGGGTGGCAGATCTTGAGGGTTCCGAGTCAGGTGGCATTActaatcttttcttctttgtctgcCTGTGTCTTCTGCAATGCTTCtgctttttagctttttttttatgCTTAAACTTCTTTACCTTTCTGCGTTTCTTGTGGTGACCATCAGAGTGTCTTGCTGTACTAAGATCTGAATAGTATCCATTATAGGACCATGATCTGGATCTCTGGGACAAGCTTCTTTCATCCCATCGGCTTGAACAGGGATCACTTAGCCTGTAAGCGGGCGGGATAACATGCATGCAGTTATTGCAAACACTTTCTGTGTCTTACAACACACTTCTTACTAACAATAGAGTGCCCAATCTCAACACTTTAACATGTACCAGAGATGACAACTATCATCAGCCTCACAGAATATCCTTCCTGTTTCTAAGTGAATCAAAGACTGAGAATATTGGAAAACCAGACCAACTAAGCAGAGTCCTACGGAGACACACGACTCCTGATATCATCTGCTCACAACCTTCTCCTTCCAAGAGCAATTTCTGAAAGAGTAAAACCAGGTTCCCAAACAACCTCGCTGAGGAGTCTCTGCAGAGACACAGCTAAGACTTGACAATCTGTCTCTGTGGTGCTGGCATCATCACTCAGGACTGTATGCATgctaaacaagcactctaccacagagccaaGTACCTTGTCCTGACTAAACTTTCTAGAGTCTTCGtaaacatttcttcttttgtaaaatatccatgtgcacatgtgtgtgtgtgtgtgtgcgcacatgtgtagAGGGCACCCATGTGCCATTCTTAGGAACACTAATTTATTTGAGAGCGTTTCATTGGTGTAGGATTCATTAATACAGCAGACTGCTgcccagcaagccccaaggatccctatgtctccagctcccagcactgggattataaagTGCTTACCTGTTTTTACATAGATTTGAGTCCTTAAGCTTACAAGGCAAGCATTTTGCCAACTAATCTATCTTCCTAATCTTTGTTTTTGGAGAGACATGTTCCTGTTAtgtgtcccaggctagcctggcacTCACTATGTGAGCCAGGCTGAACTCAGCCTCCCAAACACTGGTATTATAATGCCATCGGGCCTGGCTAAAaagttggcttttatttttttttaactttttaaaatttttatgttcactagtgttttgtttttgcatgtatatctgtgtgagggtgtcagacctcctggaactggagttagacaatTCTGAGCTGCcttatggctgctgggaattgaacctaggtcctctcgaagagtagtcagtgctcttaaccactgagtgatctctccaacctatttttcttttttaaaatgttatttctttttaaggtatctcactatatagcccagctGGTCTGGGATGCACCCATGTGGACCAGGCTTGAACACACAAAGGTGCATgcttctgtctctgctcccaaTGAGACTAAAGGCAAGCATCACTATACCcagctttccctccctttcttccttctttcctccttcccttcctctcttgtttttttgagacaggatctctctgtgtagccttggctgtcctggaactcactctgtagaccaggctggtctcaaagtcacaagagatccacccgcctttgcctgggattaaaggcatgcgccaccaccacgtgaccagctttctttttctttcagagacTGTATTAACTATGTAAGTCACACGAACACAGAAATGTCCTTAGTGGGAACCTACTTCAACACTGAAATGACAACTACATTTTCTCTACTTCACTGTGGTAATTAATACTTTCTCCTAAATTCCTATTGacttaaaaacagaaaccaaacacaATTACACAAAAACTGACAAAAGCTTCACGATCTTACGACGACGTGGCTCACAAGTAAGTCCTCAGCACCACCATGTCTATGCAAGTTCTATGCAGcagctgcctgcctcttccttgttCTTTAAATTCAAAACCATTCTCTTACGATGCCTTCAGAGAAGCCAGAATTTTTCCATGAAGAATTACTTCCCCACTAGCTATTCTGGAGCCAGGCCCCTTTGGAAACAGACAATTATCTGTTATCCAACACCACTGTTATCCAACAGTCCTTGGAGTCAGAGATTAACTCCTGTGCGATGCAGGCTCTATTCACTAATCCACGTACCTGTGACTAAGGCATCTGTCAAGTCAGACATCTACTAGTGATGTCTAAGACCTGGTAGGCTCTACAAGTCAGAGTCTACTTGGATTTTCAGCACAGAGAAGCAGCACCTGACTGAAGAGGCCTTGGCCTTAGGAAGCAGCAGTGCTGCTCTAGAGCTTTCCCTTGGCCATCTTGACTGTGGACGTCAGAAGGCGACTCTCCAGCATTTACTGCTCTGCATCCAGGCTGTGTTTACATTCAAAGTGCTTACTTGTCTCCTTTGCTCCACTTTTCTCCGCTTGGTGGCCTGTAAGCTCTCAGTCTCTGCATCTCCTCCTTCCAGTGAGGAGGGGTCTCACTGCTGTCATCATCTTCAGACTCGGAATGAGATCTTGACCGTGGAGGTGTGTGATAGCGCTTAAAGACAAGAGAGGGCAAGGACTGTTCTAAAAATGCCCCATATACGACAGCCAGGCAAAGGTCTAATCTAGGTACCAATTTCAGGATCAACTGGATAGTATGAATTACTTCAAATACAAGACACTGAGAGGCAAAAAAGGCAAGGCATTTAGCTGGATTCCTACAGAATAGCTTCCTTTGCAGTCCTAACACATTCTAGCCTCCATATTCAATATACTCAGACTTCTCAATATTTCATGTAGTACATCACTGAATAATTAAATCCATCTACAGCTGTAAATGTATGCAAAGGCAGTACCTTCCCaaattatgcaaaataaaaatgatgtcttAAAACaggaggactttttttttttttgagacaggtttttctttgtagttctggctgtcctggaacttgatttgtagaccaggttggccttgatctcaagaggtctacttgcctctgcctcctagtgctgggattaaaggcatgagccaccaccgtcTGACAGGAGAAAGAGTT
Proteins encoded in this region:
- the Nktr gene encoding NK-tumor recognition protein isoform X2, with product MGAQDRPQCHFDIEINREPVGRIMFQLFSDICPKTCKNFLCLCSGEKGLGKTTGKKLCYKGSTFHRVVKNFMIQGGDFSEGNGKGGESIYGGYFKDENFILKHDRAFLLSMANRGKHTNGSQFFITTKPAPHLDGVHVVFGLVISGFEVIEQIENLKTDAASRPYADVRVIDCGVLATKLTKDVFEKKRKKPTHSEDSDSSSSSSSSSESSSESGVEQERIRRRRHKRRPKVRHTKKRRKEMSCSEEPRRKRTVSPEGYSERSDVNEKRSSDSNAKREKPVVRPEEIPPVPENRFLLRRDMPAVTVEPEPNIPDVAPVPSDQKPSVSKSGRKIRGRGTIRYHTPPRSRSHSESEDDDSSETPPHWKEEMQRLRAYRPPSGEKWSKGDKLSDPCSSRWDERSLSQRSRSWSYNGYYSDLSTARHSDGHHKKRRKVKKFKHKKKAKKQKHCRRHRQTKKKRLVMPPDSEPSRSATHRMKSSCDRERRPRASSSSSRHSSKRAWSRSDKDYRSSSTHSSRDSYRSKSHSPSDSRGSSRSRALSKSSSRSHDRSQSRSSSRSEPRRTASNSPKQPAPLSENKPVKAEPLRSSMPQNGNVLVQPVAAENIPVIPLSDSPPPSRWKPGQKPWKPSYERIQEMKAKTTHLLPVQSTYSLTNIKETGSSSSYHKREKNSESDGSAYSKYSDRSSGSSVRSGGKSSRSRSYSRSYTRSRSRSPHTSRSRSRSPSSRSHSQMKYSDGSHCSRSSSYTSVSSDGGSRATRRTFRSHGEKSITSNKRHHGSSKKILHSKYVKGREKSSCHRKYSESRSSVDYSSDSEQSHVELVHSALEKEKQGKTEVLNDKQGKSKEEGKGKPEWEKRLLKESLSDHSRDGSRSKGKNCAGSKWDSESNSEQDVTKSRKSDPQRCSDKEEGEASSDSESEVGQSHIKARPPAKPSANTSLPDSNGAWKSRRPQSSASESEGSCSNLGNVRAEPQKQKCPKDSFKGDHTKKVREKLKDKKDKKHKAPKRKQAFHWQPPLEFGDEEEEEMNGKQVTQEPEGKKHISEKCETLKDSIPKIKKPCDEGSGPSNPKKGTSEHNPLAEGDRHPSSCPAPLTVEENTTSSPPGAQHIEERVPAGGEDVLQTDDNMEICTPDRSSPAKGEGLSPLANRKLDSPEGSIIPEQVEHIAQPRAGGKQENIVSESKTSSEGGKQDSSASLASPVEISGKKEGPEKSQMNLTDKWKPLQGVGNLMSTAAMSSALDVKPLAPVTEVKPQGLRIEIKSKNKVRPGSLFDEVRKTARLNRRPRNQESSSDEQTPSRDGNSQSRSPHRSRSKSETKSRHRTRSVSYSHSRSRSRSSTSSYRSRSYSRSRSRGWYSRGRTRSRSSSYGSFRSHRTSSRSRSRSSSYDPHSRSRSYTYDSYYSRSRSHSRSQRSDSYHRGRSYNRRSRSGRSYGSDSESDRSYSRHRSPSESSRYS